The proteins below come from a single Candidatus Hydrogenedens sp. genomic window:
- the rplJ gene encoding 50S ribosomal protein L10: protein MPTKEKIESVNEIRERLESNKIAIMTQYMGINVAQVTELRKKLRDAGIQYKVYKNNLARIALREIGAESAADFMNGPTAWAFCNDPVAPAKILKEFSKEVPFVQIVGGVMEGKVLTKEQVISLATLPPREVLLAQAVGTISAPLRNLVTVLNAIPTSLVNVINQIKKKKEEAQTAA, encoded by the coding sequence TTGCCTACAAAGGAAAAAATTGAATCCGTTAACGAGATACGAGAGCGACTCGAATCGAATAAGATAGCAATTATGACCCAATATATGGGTATAAATGTGGCACAGGTTACGGAACTACGTAAAAAACTGCGGGATGCGGGTATTCAATACAAAGTGTATAAAAATAATCTCGCCCGAATAGCCTTACGCGAAATTGGAGCAGAATCTGCTGCTGATTTTATGAATGGTCCGACCGCATGGGCTTTTTGTAATGACCCAGTTGCACCTGCAAAAATTTTGAAAGAATTTTCTAAAGAAGTACCTTTTGTTCAAATCGTCGGTGGTGTTATGGAAGGTAAGGTGCTCACGAAGGAGCAGGTTATCAGTCTTGCGACTCTACCGCCGAGAGAGGTATTGCTGGCTCAAGCCGTCGGAACAATTTCAGCACCGCTACGTAATCTTGTCACAGTCCTGAATGCGATACCAACAAGTCTGGTTAATGTAATTAATCAAATTAAAAAGAAGAAAGAAGAAGCCCAAACGGCTGCTTAA
- a CDS encoding glycoside hydrolase family 2 TIM barrel-domain containing protein, with translation MKMLLFSTILFISICFYISHSATAEAIPRPEHPRPDMMREQWVNLNGIWEFAETDDNNASFLEANAVFPDRIQVPFCRESELSGLNRKQFVRNVWYRRTISVPFENWKEHRVLFHIGACDWHTRIWWNGNLCGEHFGGSAPITCDVTPFIKEGENVIIVHAFDDVRTGLQAGGKQSPKPESFGCVYTRTTGIWQTVWLELVGTSYIERFKVYPDMDKGQITLHALCRGDLPEGLSLTAEAFFNGANVGNATVKLNGDTAQLVLPLQVVNVWEPGKPELYDLKLTLKKGNVVVDRLNSYFGLRKLTLEGRKFLINGKPVFHRTVLDQGFYPDGIWTAPTDEELRADIERSMQAGFNGARLHQKVFEPRFLYWADKLGYIVWGEFPDWQFDHKNTAGQLHYINEWREIVERDFNHPAIIGWCPFNETPKEAVPLQGVILELTRAIDSTRPVLEASGWTHGYPKPMLIDAHDYEQDPVKFKAKWDTIADNPKKPDCSYAETRPVPFFISEYGGIGWNVEQGGWGYGNNPKTLEEFYQRLDGLTKAILDNPYMFGFCYTQLYNIEQEQNGIYTYDRKPKFDLDRIRAIFSAESAYEKSNK, from the coding sequence ATGAAAATGTTGCTATTCTCAACAATCCTATTTATCAGCATCTGTTTTTATATATCTCACTCTGCAACAGCAGAGGCTATCCCACGTCCCGAACACCCACGTCCAGATATGATGCGTGAGCAGTGGGTTAACCTGAATGGTATCTGGGAATTTGCAGAAACGGACGACAATAACGCCTCATTTTTAGAGGCAAATGCTGTATTTCCAGACCGCATTCAGGTTCCATTTTGCCGAGAAAGTGAATTATCTGGGCTTAATCGCAAACAGTTTGTTCGCAATGTATGGTATCGTCGAACCATATCCGTCCCTTTTGAAAATTGGAAAGAACATCGTGTCTTATTTCATATTGGTGCCTGTGATTGGCATACACGAATCTGGTGGAATGGGAATTTATGTGGAGAGCACTTTGGCGGTAGTGCCCCTATTACCTGCGATGTAACACCATTTATAAAAGAAGGGGAGAACGTTATTATTGTTCATGCCTTTGATGATGTTCGCACTGGTCTTCAAGCGGGTGGCAAACAATCACCCAAGCCAGAAAGTTTTGGGTGTGTCTATACTCGGACGACAGGTATCTGGCAAACAGTATGGTTAGAATTAGTTGGTACGTCCTATATCGAACGATTCAAAGTATACCCAGATATGGATAAGGGTCAAATAACCCTTCATGCTCTCTGTCGGGGCGATTTGCCAGAAGGCTTGTCATTAACAGCGGAAGCGTTTTTCAATGGTGCAAATGTGGGCAATGCGACAGTAAAATTAAATGGCGACACAGCCCAATTAGTATTACCTCTCCAAGTGGTTAACGTATGGGAGCCAGGCAAACCTGAACTATACGACCTAAAACTAACCTTAAAAAAAGGTAATGTGGTAGTTGACAGATTAAACTCCTACTTTGGGTTGCGGAAATTGACATTAGAAGGACGTAAATTTCTTATTAATGGCAAACCTGTCTTTCATCGTACCGTCCTCGACCAGGGCTTTTACCCCGATGGGATTTGGACTGCACCGACAGACGAAGAACTTCGTGCCGACATAGAACGTTCTATGCAAGCAGGTTTTAATGGGGCACGTCTTCATCAGAAAGTATTTGAACCACGTTTCTTATACTGGGCAGATAAATTAGGGTATATTGTTTGGGGTGAGTTTCCAGACTGGCAATTCGACCATAAGAATACTGCAGGACAGTTACATTATATTAACGAGTGGCGTGAAATAGTCGAACGCGATTTTAACCATCCCGCAATTATTGGCTGGTGCCCGTTTAATGAGACACCAAAAGAAGCAGTGCCTTTGCAGGGAGTTATTCTTGAATTAACCCGTGCCATTGACTCAACCCGACCTGTGCTGGAAGCCAGTGGATGGACTCACGGCTACCCTAAGCCAATGCTTATCGATGCCCATGATTATGAGCAAGACCCCGTAAAATTCAAAGCCAAATGGGATACAATTGCGGACAATCCTAAGAAGCCCGATTGCTCCTATGCAGAAACACGTCCTGTCCCATTTTTCATTAGTGAATATGGTGGAATTGGCTGGAATGTGGAACAAGGTGGTTGGGGATATGGCAACAATCCGAAGACATTAGAGGAATTTTACCAGAGATTGGACGGGCTCACAAAGGCAATTCTGGATAACCCCTACATGTTCGGCTTCTGCTATACGCAGTTATATAACATTGAGCAAGAACAAAATGGAATTTATACATACGACCGTAAACCGAAATTTGACCTTGACCGTATCCGTGCCATTTTTTCTGCAGAATCCGCCTACGAAAAATCTAATAAGTAA
- a CDS encoding Na/Pi symporter: MILDKYQNCFWASNKEVWGLPLKRIFMQRKSMFHIFSLRVFSMAILLFTLLIFVFTGCDSGSLSPERVVPDEYASGDNQVCMHGETLPQPFRVTVESAIQKGLLGGEGGRKGIGGVRVLFRVLNEDTGAVFTKTNQPKAEVITDAGGSASALLKLGNWCGDIWVEASLPDFPNVKPARLRAIGGVEKILSSKESVAGGTIDSFGVRLVNSDGSPAKGVEVFFRVEGSSKGASVKNTHILTDDEGKAVTSWKLGNETGINYASIEIRDTRPDITPRDRFDTRSLEFKVMGMNKWGLLVTLLGGLAVFIYGMTLMSSGIQLAADRKLKAILQFMTQNRVTALLAGTITTALVQSSSATTVMTVGFVNAGMLSSKQAIGVIYGANIGTTVTAQLIAFRLETLSLPAIAIGFIMMWIPKNAKVKAFGQAILGFGLLFLGLTIMSDVLKPLRYSTEFIQWFHKFDCSPDAQGVMPLVPTLMCILIGTIATCIIQSSSATVGLVQALCAQGLINFYTAVPLILGDNIGTTITANLAALNANRNAKRTALAHTFFNVIGTLIMFGLFFVPLWNHQPLFLGIVDWVTPGNVFSQHPENIVRHAANAHSLFNIINAFLFLPFVNLHAKLCMLIIPTTREDRETVLEYLEPKLLNSPLFALEQAVKEVTYMIRKGQNSINDACELFCTGKEPLIQRIQEREILIDRLQHDITEYLVELSRKELEPSQSKLIPALIHAVNDAERLGDHAEAFIELYHILKQNELTLTSSALNEIRELQHTLNEQMEFLFQTFEKHDIDSAQKSIFIGGKVQELVHHFTENHVHRLDTGECSVKAGVVFLDVLGHLERISDHIVNIAERAEIVLNVIR; this comes from the coding sequence ATGATTTTAGACAAATACCAAAATTGTTTTTGGGCTTCGAATAAAGAGGTCTGGGGTTTGCCATTAAAACGGATTTTTATGCAGAGGAAATCCATGTTTCATATTTTCTCTCTTCGTGTATTTTCTATGGCTATTCTCCTTTTTACACTTCTTATTTTTGTATTTACAGGTTGTGATTCGGGGAGTCTATCACCTGAAAGGGTTGTGCCAGATGAATATGCAAGTGGTGATAATCAGGTATGTATGCATGGTGAGACGTTGCCTCAGCCGTTTCGTGTTACGGTAGAGAGTGCAATTCAGAAAGGTCTACTTGGTGGTGAAGGAGGCAGAAAGGGCATTGGTGGTGTTCGAGTCTTATTCAGAGTTCTTAACGAGGATACGGGTGCTGTATTTACCAAAACGAACCAACCTAAAGCAGAGGTTATAACGGATGCAGGGGGTTCCGCCTCTGCGTTATTAAAATTAGGGAATTGGTGTGGAGACATTTGGGTAGAGGCATCGTTACCAGATTTCCCGAATGTTAAACCTGCCCGATTACGTGCTATTGGTGGTGTAGAAAAAATTTTATCTTCAAAGGAATCGGTAGCAGGGGGTACCATTGATTCTTTTGGTGTTCGATTGGTCAATAGTGATGGTTCACCTGCAAAAGGAGTGGAAGTCTTTTTCCGTGTTGAGGGTTCTTCCAAAGGTGCCTCGGTTAAAAATACACATATACTTACTGACGATGAAGGTAAGGCAGTTACCTCTTGGAAATTAGGGAACGAGACAGGAATAAATTATGCCTCCATTGAAATTCGTGATACACGACCCGATATAACCCCCAGAGACCGATTTGATACAAGGTCTTTGGAGTTCAAAGTGATGGGGATGAATAAATGGGGGCTATTAGTAACGTTACTGGGTGGACTTGCGGTATTCATTTATGGGATGACCTTGATGTCGTCAGGCATTCAATTAGCTGCAGACCGCAAATTGAAAGCCATCCTTCAATTTATGACACAAAATCGTGTGACTGCATTGTTAGCAGGGACTATTACCACTGCTCTTGTTCAATCCTCTTCTGCAACTACAGTAATGACTGTCGGTTTTGTCAATGCGGGGATGCTTTCATCGAAGCAGGCTATCGGTGTAATTTATGGTGCAAACATCGGTACGACTGTCACGGCACAATTGATTGCTTTTCGGTTAGAGACGTTATCCTTACCTGCAATTGCAATCGGATTCATCATGATGTGGATTCCTAAAAATGCAAAGGTAAAGGCCTTCGGACAAGCCATTCTCGGGTTTGGTTTATTATTTCTTGGCTTGACCATCATGTCCGATGTGCTAAAACCGTTACGTTACAGTACCGAGTTTATACAGTGGTTTCATAAGTTCGATTGTTCCCCTGATGCCCAAGGGGTCATGCCATTAGTGCCAACGCTTATGTGTATTCTCATTGGAACCATAGCAACCTGTATTATTCAGTCCAGTAGTGCTACGGTAGGTCTTGTGCAAGCACTTTGTGCTCAGGGGCTCATTAATTTTTATACAGCGGTTCCGCTTATTCTCGGGGATAACATCGGAACGACTATCACGGCGAACCTTGCAGCATTGAATGCGAACCGTAATGCGAAGCGTACAGCGTTGGCTCATACCTTCTTTAATGTAATCGGGACATTAATTATGTTTGGCTTATTCTTTGTCCCACTCTGGAACCATCAGCCGTTATTTTTAGGAATTGTAGATTGGGTAACTCCAGGAAATGTGTTTTCTCAACATCCAGAAAATATTGTACGACATGCTGCGAATGCACATAGTTTGTTCAACATTATCAATGCATTCCTATTCCTGCCTTTTGTCAATTTACATGCAAAACTTTGCATGTTGATTATCCCAACCACTCGAGAGGATCGAGAAACAGTGCTTGAATATCTCGAACCGAAACTTTTAAATTCACCACTATTTGCTCTTGAACAAGCGGTAAAAGAAGTCACATATATGATTCGCAAAGGACAAAACTCCATCAATGATGCATGTGAACTGTTCTGCACAGGGAAAGAACCGTTAATCCAACGTATTCAGGAACGCGAAATATTAATTGACCGTCTCCAACATGATATAACGGAATATCTTGTAGAACTATCTCGAAAAGAATTAGAACCGTCTCAATCGAAATTAATCCCTGCTTTAATCCATGCTGTTAACGATGCGGAACGATTGGGTGACCATGCGGAAGCCTTTATTGAACTTTACCACATCTTGAAACAGAATGAACTGACTTTAACATCATCTGCTTTGAACGAAATTCGTGAACTTCAGCACACATTAAATGAACAGATGGAATTTCTATTTCAAACATTTGAAAAGCATGACATTGACTCTGCACAAAAATCTATTTTTATAGGTGGAAAAGTTCAGGAACTTGTTCACCATTTCACCGAGAACCATGTTCATCGTTTGGATACAGGTGAATGTTCTGTAAAGGCTGGGGTTGTGTTCTTGGATGTTTTAGGACATTTAGAACGTATTAGCGACCACATTGTTAATATTGCGGAACGTGCTGAAATTGTATTGAATGTCATTCGATAA
- a CDS encoding alcohol dehydrogenase catalytic domain-containing protein: MKCACWLGPKNIQIIEKPKPIPKDGEALVQVESVGICGSDIHYYVEGKIGDQHISPPLVLGHEFAGNVIEVKGSQFEHLVGKRVAVEPGIPCGECEFCNKGHYNVCPFMKFLGGPGCDGALSEFISVPARMCFSVPDTMSAPISAMVEPTAVALHAVELACFHPGETALVVGLGSIGLLTVQLLLLSGASLVAGIDLNLYRSAIAIQLGAHKSLTPISSEPTQESIDWCNKITEHHGFDVTFDCTNSSEGIVIACHGAKPAGRCVLVGISGKDYDPIPVSIARRRELKLQWCRRFRYNFPSTIELIRQGKIKIEPILTHHFPPEQTSLAFDMVASGAGKLIKASIDWI; this comes from the coding sequence ATGAAGTGTGCTTGCTGGCTCGGACCCAAAAATATACAAATTATTGAGAAGCCAAAACCTATCCCAAAAGATGGTGAGGCATTAGTTCAGGTGGAATCTGTCGGAATATGTGGCTCGGATATTCATTACTACGTAGAAGGTAAAATTGGAGACCAGCATATCTCGCCACCATTGGTGTTAGGGCATGAATTCGCTGGTAACGTTATTGAAGTTAAAGGTTCGCAATTTGAACATCTGGTCGGTAAACGGGTAGCAGTGGAGCCAGGGATACCTTGCGGGGAATGTGAGTTTTGTAATAAGGGGCATTATAATGTTTGTCCATTTATGAAATTTTTAGGGGGACCTGGTTGTGATGGTGCTCTATCCGAATTTATTTCGGTACCAGCACGGATGTGTTTCTCGGTTCCTGATACGATGTCCGCTCCTATTTCCGCAATGGTAGAGCCAACAGCAGTTGCCTTGCATGCGGTAGAATTGGCTTGCTTTCATCCTGGCGAAACAGCACTGGTAGTAGGTCTCGGCTCCATAGGACTATTAACTGTACAGTTATTGCTGTTAAGTGGTGCTTCTCTGGTAGCAGGAATAGATTTAAATCTTTACCGTAGTGCCATTGCGATACAATTAGGTGCCCATAAAAGTCTTACTCCGATTTCCAGTGAACCGACCCAAGAAAGTATAGATTGGTGCAATAAAATCACAGAGCATCATGGGTTTGATGTAACGTTTGATTGCACAAACAGTTCAGAAGGGATTGTTATTGCTTGCCATGGTGCTAAACCTGCTGGAAGATGTGTATTGGTGGGAATTTCTGGGAAGGATTACGACCCTATCCCTGTTAGTATTGCACGACGTCGTGAACTGAAATTACAATGGTGTCGGCGGTTTAGGTATAACTTTCCGAGTACCATCGAACTAATACGACAGGGGAAAATTAAGATTGAACCGATATTAACACACCATTTCCCGCCTGAACAGACGAGTTTGGCTTTTGATATGGTTGCTTCTGGAGCAGGAAAGTTGATAAAGGCTTCTATTGACTGGATATAA
- a CDS encoding DJ-1/PfpI family protein translates to MSKVLVLLAQGCEEVEAVTVIDLLNRAGVEVTTACLDKEKIIHASHGALLVAQKLLDEVLTEEFDMVVLPGGLPGADNLANNARVIQLIKNMANSGKYVSAICAAPHILAQNGLLDGKRATAYPGFLKKKDFPKIEICDDAVVVCGNIITGRGPGVAMDFALALIEALEGKAIRDKVEATLVRY, encoded by the coding sequence ATGTCTAAGGTTCTTGTTTTGTTAGCCCAAGGTTGCGAAGAAGTCGAAGCGGTAACTGTAATTGATTTATTAAATCGTGCTGGCGTTGAAGTAACAACCGCCTGTTTGGATAAGGAAAAGATAATACATGCGAGTCATGGTGCATTACTTGTAGCCCAGAAACTTTTAGATGAGGTATTAACGGAAGAGTTTGATATGGTAGTTTTGCCTGGAGGTTTGCCTGGAGCAGATAATCTTGCAAATAATGCACGGGTGATTCAACTTATAAAAAATATGGCGAATTCTGGGAAGTATGTATCGGCTATTTGTGCCGCTCCACATATACTTGCCCAAAATGGACTGTTGGATGGGAAGAGAGCAACTGCGTATCCTGGATTTTTAAAGAAAAAGGACTTCCCTAAAATTGAGATTTGTGATGATGCGGTGGTGGTATGCGGTAATATTATTACAGGGAGAGGTCCAGGGGTTGCGATGGATTTTGCTCTTGCTCTCATTGAGGCTTTGGAAGGAAAAGCCATTCGCGACAAGGTAGAGGCGACATTGGTTCGGTATTAA